One Onychostoma macrolepis isolate SWU-2019 chromosome 15, ASM1243209v1, whole genome shotgun sequence DNA segment encodes these proteins:
- the thrsp gene encoding mid1-interacting protein 1-B-like, protein MQSADAKLSRSSLLLALRRYSTAVHNMEQTILLPSLLRDVPYDNDVDCEAADHSMDLYEYYLLLKTIKNTVECSLIPHEDAKAKSHAALHKGLEPLLEAEPEALFHFHLRGLFTVMATLTKKSQNLTEKYLDIIGISR, encoded by the coding sequence ATGCAGTCTGCCGATGCCAAGCTCAGCCGAAGCTCCCTGCTGCTGGCCCTGAGGCGCTACAGCACAGCAGTGCACAATATGGAGCAGACCATCCTGCTTCCCAGCCTCCTCAGAGACGTGCCATACGACAACGATGTGGACTGCGAGGCCGCCGACCACAGCATGGACCTGTATGAGTACTACCTTCTGCTGAAAACCATCAAGAACACGGTGGAGTGCAGCCTCATCCCACATGAAGACGCCAAGGCCAAGAGTCACGCTGCCCTGCACAAAGGCCTGGAGCCGCTGCTGGAGGCCGAGCCTGAGGCACTTTTCCATTTCCATCTGCGAGGCCTGTTCACAGTCATGGCAACGCTCACGAAGAAGTCCCAGAACTTGACTGAGAAATATCTGGACATCATTGGCATCAGTCGTTAA